A portion of the Daphnia magna isolate NIES linkage group LG4, ASM2063170v1.1, whole genome shotgun sequence genome contains these proteins:
- the LOC123471283 gene encoding uncharacterized protein LOC123471283: MFIIIGMLTEKEFFTRGAGYIGSPCVVELMELAIWLFLARSLGRLAASGSDSIQLSRVIKEITLTLPRNKSLERIIHYTVAKKLKAKKLNLKNRAKKRPIDNSPSKDSSSSSFRADKEKSKLQKELLSLQSSLCLKLSQPTKKGPVKTYTKQVEKLELHVHEYTL; this comes from the exons atgtttattattatagGTATGTTGACTGAAAAGGAGTTTTTCACTAGAGGAGCTGGGTATATCGGAAGCCCCTGTGTAGTTGAGCTTATGGAACTGGCTATCTGGTTATTTCTTGCGAGAAGTTTGGGAAGATTGGCTGCTTCTGGAAGTGATAGCATTCAGTTAAG CCgagtaataaaagaaataaccTTAACATTGCCAAGGAATAAGTCATTGGAAAGAATAATTCACTATACAGTAGCGAAGAAGTTAAAG GCGAAGAAGTTAAATCTCAAGAACAGAGCTAAGAAACGCCCAATTGATAATTCTCCTAGCAAAGATTCATCAAGTAGTTCATTCAGGGCTGATAAAGAGAAGTCAAAGTTGCAGAAGGAGCTGTTGTCTCTGCAGTCGAGCTTATGTCTCAAGTTGAGTCAGCCTACAAAGAAAGG gCCAGTTAAAACGTACACCAAGCAAGTAGAAAAGTTAGAGTTGCACGTTCATGAGTACACACTCTAA
- the LOC123471339 gene encoding uncharacterized protein LOC123471339, with amino-acid sequence MDVNLAYFLYPSPGFNVNGVKPWNWGDISFKKRRFPETSYVEYDVVDLLTETGPVPNFDAIRQMEGAQVQVEQDEISNTRRRISTRLEDEISNSRRLSNKRTSSEEKNYENHPGISQLVNLSGDEESEWEGQAESHPKAGSSKVAKRICGPAELGNKSVPDSPNSTPEEDYDHQLSPIKLSMKEASATEENGEAESRYQQKVLQALRSILDVLKSMRNEKASCETVMKDNMEHFKKVVKSQLSLPILVPEEVAVLNAALCDMELSISLCAVQIHNLRTLGSKNQIAKAVLLAIFSRSLCSKIQWKKRGKDLRFAFGHLINLNAVFGVVINSVLAIHKRPSLPMSMMTEVIQKARRFIGYEYSQSITKSACAAATENQVDDDDAAITKADKETIMAIDQRMVQLNKALIEYDAQHEQPPKNVTLCNFFSVKFHIIM; translated from the exons ATGGACGTCAACCTTGCATACTTTTTATATCCCTCGCCTGGATTTAATGTAAACGGTGTAAAACCATGGAATTGGGGAGacataagttttaaaaaaaggcgTTTTCCTGAAACTTCCTATGTGGAATACGACGTAGTCGATTTGTTAACGGAAACCGGCCCAG TGCCAAATTTCGACGCCATAAGACAGATGGAAGGCGCTCAAGTCCAAGTAGAACAAGACGAGATATCTAATACGAGACGACGGATATCGACGAGACTAGAAGACGAGATATCTAACTCAAGACGGTTATCAAATAAACGAACATCTtccgaagaaaaaaattatgaaaaccaTCCTGGCATTTCACAGCTAGTAAATTTGTCAGGTGACGAAGAATCGGAATGGGAAGGTCAAGCTGAATCGCATCCAAAGGCAGGATCATCGAAGGTAGCGAAGCGAATTTGTGGCCCTGCTGAATTAGGTAACAAAAGTGTTCCAGATTCTCCTAATTCTACCCCCGAGGAGGATTATGATCATCAATTGTCACCTATTAAGTTATCAATGAAGGAAGCCTCTGCAACAG AGGAAAATGGAGAAGCAGAATCTCGTTATCAACAAAAAGTCCTACAGGCTTTACGTTCAATTTTGGATGTACTGAAATCTATGCGAAATGAAAAGGCATCGTGCGAAACTGTGATGAAGGATAACATGGAACACTTCAAAAAAGTAGTAAAGTCACAGCTTTCCTTGCCAATCCTAGTTCCAGAGGAAGTAGCTGTTCTCAACGCTGCTCTATGTGACATGGAGCTTTCCATCTCTCTG TGTGCTGTTCAGATTCATAATCTGAGAACATTGGGGTCGAAAAACCAAATCGCCAAAGCAGTCTTACTAGCGATTTTTAGCAGATCTCTTTGCTCTAAGATCCAATGGAAGAAACGAGGCAAAGATTTAAGATTTGCATTTGGCCACTTGATAAATTTGAATGCAGTTTTTGGAG TTGTCATTAATAGCGTACTGGCAATTCACAAGCGACCCTCCCTGCCTATGTCAATGATGACCGAAGTTATTCAAAAAGCTCGGAGATTTATTGGGTACGAATACAGCCAGTCCATAACTAAGTCCGCGTGTGCAGCGGCAACTGAAAACCAAGTTGATGACGATGATGCAGCAATAACTAAAGCTGACAAGGAAACGATCATGGCTATCGACCAACGGATGGTGCAGTTGAATAAAGCTCTTATTGAGTACGATGCGCAACACGAGCAGCCCCCAAAAAACGTAACTCTGtgtaatttcttttctgtaaAATTCCACATTATCATGTGA